One part of the Phragmites australis chromosome 3, lpPhrAust1.1, whole genome shotgun sequence genome encodes these proteins:
- the LOC133911343 gene encoding putative glycine-rich cell wall structural protein 1 — protein sequence MAKKVAVLATLLTLNLLFFTFADACGCKCGSCPSPGGGGGGGSGGGGSGGGGSGGGGSGGGGSGGGSGGGSGGGGSGGGGSGGGGSGGGGSGGGGSGGGGGSGGGGGGGVSGQCPIDALKLGVCANVLSGLINVTLGTPPRTPCCSLIQGLADLEAAVCLCTALRANILGINLNLPINLSLLVNYCGRRVPTGFQCT from the coding sequence ATGGCGAAGAAAGTCGCTGTGCTCGCCACGCTCCTCACTCTGAACCTCCTCTTCTTCACCTTCGCGGACGCCTGCGGCTGCAAGTGCGGCTCCTGCCCTAGTCCAGGcgggggcggcggtggcggcagcggtgggggcggcagcggcggtggaggcagcggcggaggaggcagcggtgggggcggcagcggcggtggaagcggtggcggcagcggtggaggaggcagcggcggaggaggtagcggtgggggcggcagcggtggcggcggcagcggtggaGGCGGgagcggagggggaggaggcagcggtggtggaggaggcggcggcgtgagCGGGCAGTGCCCGATCGACGCGCTGAAGCTTGGAGTGTGCGCGAACGTGCTGAGCGGGCTGATCAACGTGACCCTGGGGACGCCGCCGAGGACGCCGTGCTGCAGTCTGATCCAGGGGCTGGCGGACCTGGAGGCGGCAGTGTGCCTGTGCACGGCGCTGCGCGCCAACATTCTGGGCATCAACCTCAACCTGCCCATCAACCTCAGCCTCCTCGTCAACTACTGCGGCAGGCGCGTCCCCACAGGCTTCCAGTGCACCTGA